One genomic window of Candidatus Trichorickettsia mobilis includes the following:
- a CDS encoding LTA synthase family protein: MIQLKSLFKGLFNLTLVRTYLIIQLMTRIVLTVYGLLNDQVQLIELPAIFFIGLVNDLIPLCYFLPPFLVLSVLFYKSSTRSRYLFSITTYFFAIIILLLNAIAEIIFWDEFGTRFNFIAVDYLIYTHEIIGTIRESLPLPLIIGGLLVVTFVIVFITRRYISQQITNFQISQHLIYAGSLLFLSIITFNFYDSLKLSLSSNRYAIELARNGYYELFSAFRNNSLDYNKFYTIIDDNTALNIVRVRIGQDSHEFLNTHNIDRYSNSADHNDGASVFKNYNSAKQQKYNVILITVESLSAEFMTEFGNKNNITPYLDRLAKAGLFFTKIYATGTRTVRGLEAITLSTPPTPGSSIIRRPNNQHLFNISSVFKEQGYAIDFVFGGYSYFDNLENYFAGNNYKITDRSNLRAEEISFSNVWGVADEDILSKALEVADQNYKLNQPFFSLILTTSNHRPYTFPAGRIDLPSGGGRNAAVKYTDYAIGKFIEAARIHPWFANTIFVIVADHCAASAGKTDLPVEKYHIPLIIYAPEILQPTVINHLASQIDIAPTVLSLALPGYSYKTKFFGQDILQTPPNRAFISTYQLLGFMKDDNLVILAPNSLPNTYQLIANEKHKIENLPALVQEAISFYQLAYKLYINDEMQEFKE; encoded by the coding sequence ATGATCCAGTTAAAATCATTGTTTAAAGGATTATTTAACCTAACTTTAGTTAGAACTTACCTGATTATTCAGTTGATGACTAGGATTGTTTTAACTGTTTATGGGTTGTTAAATGATCAAGTTCAACTAATCGAACTGCCAGCAATATTTTTTATTGGTTTAGTCAATGATCTAATTCCTCTTTGTTACTTTTTGCCACCATTTTTGGTACTATCTGTTTTATTTTATAAATCATCAACTCGCAGCCGTTATTTATTTTCTATCACCACTTATTTTTTTGCAATCATTATCCTGCTGCTTAACGCTATTGCTGAGATCATTTTTTGGGATGAGTTTGGCACACGATTCAATTTTATTGCGGTTGATTACTTAATTTATACTCATGAGATTATCGGTACGATCAGAGAATCTTTGCCTCTACCGTTAATTATCGGTGGTCTTCTGGTTGTAACATTTGTTATTGTTTTTATTACACGACGTTATATATCACAGCAAATCACAAATTTTCAAATTAGTCAGCATTTAATTTACGCAGGAAGTCTACTATTTCTTAGTATTATTACTTTTAACTTTTATGATAGTCTAAAGCTTAGTTTGAGCAGTAATAGATACGCAATAGAGCTTGCTCGCAATGGTTATTACGAACTTTTTTCGGCATTTCGTAATAATAGTTTGGACTATAATAAATTTTATACAATCATTGATGATAATACTGCATTAAATATTGTGCGGGTGAGAATTGGGCAAGATAGTCATGAATTTTTAAATACTCATAATATTGATCGGTATAGTAATAGTGCTGACCATAATGATGGAGCTTCAGTATTTAAAAACTATAATTCGGCAAAGCAGCAGAAATATAATGTAATTCTCATTACCGTTGAAAGTCTAAGCGCTGAATTTATGACTGAATTTGGCAATAAGAATAATATTACACCATATTTGGATAGACTAGCAAAAGCTGGGCTATTTTTTACTAAAATATATGCTACTGGTACCAGAACGGTAAGGGGTTTAGAAGCTATTACTTTATCAACACCACCAACTCCAGGATCATCGATTATTCGTCGGCCTAATAACCAACATTTATTTAATATTAGTAGTGTATTTAAAGAACAGGGTTATGCGATAGATTTTGTCTTTGGTGGCTACAGCTATTTTGATAATTTAGAAAATTATTTTGCTGGTAATAATTATAAAATCACTGACCGCAGTAATTTAAGAGCTGAGGAGATAAGTTTTTCTAATGTTTGGGGAGTAGCTGATGAAGATATTTTATCTAAAGCACTCGAGGTTGCTGATCAGAATTATAAATTAAACCAACCTTTCTTTTCTTTAATTTTAACTACTTCCAATCATCGTCCTTATACTTTTCCCGCAGGAAGAATTGATTTACCTTCTGGTGGTGGTCGTAATGCTGCTGTAAAATATACGGATTATGCTATTGGTAAGTTTATTGAAGCTGCTAGAATTCATCCATGGTTTGCAAATACCATTTTTGTAATTGTAGCCGATCATTGCGCTGCTAGTGCTGGTAAAACTGATCTACCAGTTGAGAAATATCATATTCCACTGATAATCTACGCCCCCGAAATACTACAACCAACAGTAATTAATCACCTGGCTAGTCAGATTGATATAGCACCAACTGTGTTGAGTCTTGCCTTACCTGGATATAGCTATAAAACCAAATTTTTTGGTCAAGATATATTACAAACACCACCAAATCGGGCTTTTATTAGCACATACCAGCTGCTAGGATTTATGAAAGATGATAATCTGGTGATTCTGGCACCAAATTCTTTACCTAATACTTATCAATTAATAGCTAATGAAAAGCATAAGATAGAAAATCTGCCAGCATTAGTGCAAGAAGCAATCAGTTTTTATCAGCTAGCTTATAAATTATATATTAATGATGAGATGCAGGAGTTTAAAGAATAA
- a CDS encoding FlgD immunoglobulin-like domain containing protein, with protein MKVLNPRHEPELAKTFGGKTQAGYTNAYNKLNNDRNSLEEAEKHFQKIMDDFQALTLASLKNQNIVGMLSGDGSGGNNNSQQDAIMKLSQMTVETAQNRILINQMERLVESNEQSQIDLYLGKEIYYDDSIRNYSGKGDITFDYELKYGDLPQGTNVLARISIFDEDGREVFNGKGNSSNGSNKFVWNGRDDKGQEVAEGKYKIKVSASATLGGTRATLPIDVTSSLSGIVDGIRVVDDNRLLVVNGKLVDPDNITEYKNVKADAGAISVNASVGLIGKQATIDLSTFRVVQGKGEIIYDNQAQIEHQGNVRIDIVDKNGKPVTTVVYDKPLQAGVGTIELDTRKHKLVDGEYSCTLFVEDKDSQQNVQLGKVKLVDVTGVDVKAKKIIAGSATYPLANITGTIGESREERFLTGLAASYIGTQVEYDNSDFNHNSGDQFTREVRIQKPAEGQRLGDARLKIYKGEQLVADVPKLVADLCYHDQEPIPRYDQLDAASKDMVDNYIKNKFLIQGFNHYTDLNLDHQIAVAPYVAPYIAAEFRAGNMFTQLQVRDENTKLKNMEIVKFSWDGLINGLPAENGKYRYEIHTTTVDNITTVITPTKISSVTNDLIKSSIVKNEQLYFELAGGETITKEQILVIKS; from the coding sequence ATGAAAGTTTTAAATCCAAGACATGAACCAGAATTAGCAAAAACCTTTGGTGGTAAGACTCAAGCAGGTTATACTAATGCATATAATAAGTTAAATAATGATAGAAACAGTCTTGAAGAAGCAGAAAAACATTTTCAAAAAATAATGGACGACTTTCAAGCACTAACTCTTGCATCATTAAAGAATCAAAACATTGTTGGTATGCTATCTGGGGATGGTTCTGGGGGAAACAACAATTCTCAGCAAGATGCTATTATGAAGCTTAGCCAAATGACTGTTGAGACAGCTCAGAATAGAATTTTAATAAACCAGATGGAGCGGTTAGTAGAAAGCAATGAGCAGTCTCAAATTGATTTGTATCTAGGGAAAGAAATTTATTATGATGATAGTATCAGAAATTATAGTGGAAAGGGCGATATTACCTTTGATTATGAATTAAAATATGGTGACTTACCGCAAGGGACTAATGTGTTGGCTAGAATTAGCATTTTTGATGAAGATGGTCGAGAGGTATTTAACGGTAAAGGTAATAGTAGTAATGGTAGTAATAAATTTGTTTGGAATGGTAGAGACGACAAAGGTCAAGAAGTTGCTGAAGGCAAATATAAAATAAAAGTTTCAGCTTCAGCTACCCTGGGTGGCACTAGAGCTACACTACCGATTGATGTTACTTCTTCTCTTAGTGGTATTGTTGATGGTATTAGAGTAGTAGACGATAACCGGCTATTGGTTGTTAATGGTAAGTTAGTTGACCCAGATAATATCACTGAATATAAGAATGTAAAAGCAGATGCTGGAGCTATTTCAGTGAATGCTAGTGTAGGTCTTATTGGTAAGCAAGCTACTATCGATCTATCTACCTTTAGAGTGGTGCAAGGTAAAGGTGAGATTATTTATGACAATCAGGCTCAGATAGAACACCAAGGAAATGTACGAATTGACATTGTAGATAAAAATGGTAAACCGGTAACTACAGTTGTGTATGATAAACCTTTGCAAGCAGGTGTCGGTACTATAGAGTTAGACACGAGAAAGCATAAGCTTGTTGATGGAGAGTATAGTTGTACATTATTTGTGGAAGACAAAGATAGCCAACAAAATGTACAGTTAGGTAAGGTAAAGTTAGTTGATGTTACTGGCGTAGATGTCAAGGCTAAGAAAATTATTGCAGGTAGCGCAACTTATCCGCTGGCCAACATAACTGGTACTATTGGAGAATCAAGAGAAGAAAGATTTTTAACTGGTTTAGCAGCTTCTTATATTGGCACACAGGTTGAATATGACAATAGTGATTTCAATCATAATAGTGGTGATCAGTTTACTAGAGAAGTAAGGATTCAGAAACCTGCTGAAGGTCAACGTTTGGGCGATGCTCGACTAAAAATATATAAAGGTGAACAATTAGTGGCAGATGTGCCAAAGCTAGTTGCTGACTTATGTTATCATGATCAAGAACCTATCCCAAGATATGATCAGTTAGATGCAGCTAGTAAGGATATGGTTGATAATTACATTAAAAATAAATTCTTGATTCAAGGATTTAACCATTATACAGACTTAAACTTAGATCATCAAATAGCTGTTGCTCCTTATGTTGCGCCTTATATTGCAGCAGAATTCAGAGCAGGAAATATGTTTACACAGCTGCAAGTTCGTGATGAAAATACTAAACTGAAAAATATGGAGATCGTTAAATTTTCCTGGGACGGTTTAATAAATGGACTGCCTGCTGAAAATGGAAAATATCGTTATGAAATTCATACAACAACAGTCGATAATATTACAACTGTAATTACTCCAACAAAAATTAGTAGTGTTACTAATGATCTAATAAAAAGCTCAATAGTCAAAAATGAACAACTATATTTTGAGTTAGCAGGTGGTGAGACTATTACAAAAGAACAAATTTTGGTAATAAAATCATAA
- the clpB gene encoding ATP-dependent chaperone ClpB encodes MNIDKFTAHAKSILSKTQNTAAANDHQQVLPLHLLYALLNEETGIINNLTHLVGIDINQLNQNVDIELNKLPKVQVTGGGQLYSSSELLKILDKSITLAKNNNDSFVTIERLFEALSFDNTIAGKILQQAGGESKKITSAITGFRKGRVADSESAESTYEALKKYGRDVTEKAAQGKLDPVIGRDEEIRRAIQVLSRRTKNNPVLIGAPGVGKTAIIEGLATRIFNKDVPDTLSDCRIIELDMGALIAGAKYRGEFEERLKAVLNEIKNAGGEIILFIDELHLLVGAGKTDGAMDASNLLKPMLARGELHCIGATTLDEYRKYIEKDAALARRFQPVYVSEPTVADTISILRGLKERYELHHGIRISDNAIIAAATLSNRYITDRYLPDKAIDLLDEAASRLKIEVSSKPEELDELDRRVIQIKIELAALKKETDEHSQKKVTELIKTLDELEAKSLDMTAKWQAEKSTMQISQKIKEDLERARHELERAERNADLAIASELKYGTIPELTKKLQQAEAASGNKLLREAVSESDIAIIVSKVTGIPIDKMLSSERDKLLQMEEQLRKSVIGQDEAITAISDAIRRSRAGIQDVNRPLGSFLFLGPTGVGKTELSKALAEFLFDDRHASLRIDMSEYMEKHAVSRLIGAPPGYVGYEQGGILTEAVRRRPYQVILFDEIEKAHPDIFNVMLQILDEGRLTDSQGVTVDFKNTIIILTSNLGAEILINQPENEDTSKVKDQVMAYVSAAFRPEFLNRLDEIILFHRLSRSNIHDIVKIQLDGLCNNLMQQHIKLEFDEAVINWLATKGYEPMFGARPLKRVIQRELQNKLAKLLLAGKVNSNDVIKITIEDGVLVIG; translated from the coding sequence ATGAATATAGATAAATTTACTGCTCACGCAAAATCTATACTTAGCAAGACACAAAATACAGCAGCTGCTAATGACCACCAGCAGGTTTTACCATTACATTTATTATATGCATTATTAAATGAAGAGACTGGTATTATTAATAACTTGACTCACTTGGTTGGTATTGATATCAACCAGCTCAATCAAAATGTCGATATTGAATTAAATAAACTTCCTAAAGTACAGGTAACCGGTGGCGGACAACTTTATTCTTCTTCAGAATTATTAAAAATATTAGATAAATCTATTACACTTGCCAAAAATAATAATGATAGTTTTGTAACCATTGAACGTCTATTTGAAGCTTTATCATTCGATAATACCATTGCTGGCAAGATTTTACAGCAAGCTGGTGGAGAATCAAAAAAAATAACTAGCGCCATTACGGGTTTTAGAAAAGGACGAGTAGCAGATAGTGAAAGTGCAGAAAGTACCTATGAGGCACTAAAAAAATACGGCCGAGATGTTACCGAGAAAGCAGCACAAGGTAAACTTGATCCGGTTATCGGTCGCGACGAAGAAATTAGACGAGCTATCCAAGTATTGTCACGTCGTACCAAAAATAATCCGGTATTAATTGGCGCTCCTGGAGTTGGCAAGACTGCAATCATCGAAGGTCTAGCCACTAGAATTTTTAATAAAGATGTACCGGATACTTTAAGTGATTGCCGCATTATTGAGCTTGATATGGGTGCGTTGATTGCCGGAGCAAAATATCGTGGTGAATTCGAAGAAAGATTAAAAGCAGTATTAAACGAAATCAAGAATGCCGGTGGTGAGATCATATTATTTATTGATGAACTACATTTATTAGTGGGAGCCGGTAAAACTGACGGTGCGATGGATGCCTCAAACTTACTCAAGCCGATGTTAGCTCGCGGTGAGTTGCATTGTATTGGCGCTACTACTTTAGATGAGTACCGGAAATATATTGAAAAAGATGCTGCACTTGCTAGGCGTTTTCAACCGGTATATGTCAGTGAACCGACAGTCGCCGATACTATTTCAATTTTACGTGGGTTAAAAGAGCGCTATGAACTGCATCATGGTATTAGAATTTCTGATAATGCGATAATTGCTGCTGCTACCCTCTCTAATCGCTATATTACCGATCGTTATCTCCCAGATAAAGCGATCGATTTATTGGACGAAGCAGCAAGTCGCTTAAAAATTGAGGTATCTAGCAAACCTGAGGAACTTGATGAGCTTGACCGTCGAGTTATTCAAATCAAAATCGAGCTTGCTGCACTTAAAAAAGAAACTGACGAGCATTCACAGAAAAAAGTTACTGAATTAATCAAAACCTTAGATGAACTGGAAGCTAAATCATTGGATATGACTGCTAAATGGCAAGCTGAAAAATCAACCATGCAAATCAGTCAAAAAATTAAAGAAGATTTAGAACGTGCTCGCCATGAACTTGAGCGTGCAGAACGTAATGCTGACCTTGCAATAGCCAGTGAATTAAAATATGGCACCATTCCAGAATTAACTAAAAAGCTACAACAAGCAGAGGCAGCAAGTGGTAATAAACTGTTAAGAGAAGCAGTTTCAGAGAGCGATATTGCGATTATTGTTTCCAAAGTTACCGGTATTCCAATTGATAAAATGTTATCAAGTGAGCGTGATAAGCTGCTACAAATGGAAGAACAATTACGTAAATCAGTGATTGGACAAGACGAAGCAATAACAGCAATTAGTGATGCAATACGCCGCTCACGTGCCGGTATACAGGATGTTAATCGCCCTTTGGGTTCATTTTTATTTCTTGGACCTACCGGCGTTGGTAAAACTGAATTAAGTAAAGCTTTGGCTGAATTTTTGTTTGATGATCGTCATGCTAGCCTTAGAATTGATATGTCCGAATATATGGAGAAGCACGCAGTTTCACGTTTAATTGGCGCCCCACCAGGATATGTTGGCTATGAACAAGGAGGGATATTAACTGAGGCAGTGCGCAGACGTCCTTACCAGGTAATTTTATTTGACGAAATTGAAAAAGCGCATCCAGATATTTTTAATGTCATGTTACAAATATTAGATGAAGGTAGATTAACTGATAGCCAAGGGGTCACTGTTGATTTTAAAAATACTATTATTATTTTGACTTCCAACTTAGGAGCAGAGATTTTAATTAATCAACCAGAGAACGAAGACACTAGTAAAGTTAAAGACCAGGTAATGGCTTATGTAAGTGCAGCGTTTAGGCCAGAATTTTTAAACAGATTAGATGAGATTATTTTATTCCATCGGCTAAGCCGGAGCAATATCCATGATATTGTAAAAATTCAGCTGGATGGCTTGTGTAATAATTTGATGCAACAGCATATTAAATTAGAATTTGATGAAGCAGTAATAAATTGGCTGGCAACAAAGGGCTATGAACCAATGTTTGGCGCCAGGCCATTAAAAAGAGTGATTCAGCGAGAGCTACAAAATAAGCTGGCAAAATTGTTATTAGCTGGTAAAGTTAACAGTAATGATGTTATAAAAATAACAATAGAGGATGGAGTTTTAGTGATTGGTTGA
- a CDS encoding YifB family Mg chelatase-like AAA ATPase, with protein MIVHVASLTFNGIEIIDVDVDVQVQIAPGIPNFIIVGLADKTIAESRERVKAALSSIGLALPAKKILVNLAPADLVKEGSHFDLAIACAILSSMKILPAEEIMEYLILGEVSLDGTILQVNGVLPAAIGASMRDKGLICSKYNGIEAAWSGNEKILAPENLLELINHFKGSQILVSPKTEFDDTPINYLDLKDIKGQKIAKRALEIAATGGHNMLMFGPPGTGKSMLAQRLPSILPNMSAKEILECSTIASIAGLIQGGKLTRTRPFRAPHHSCSMAAMVGGGIGKKVRPGEISLAHNGVLFLDELPEFPSHVIESLRQPIETGEVLISRANAHIKYPANFQLIAAMNPCKCGYIGDSHKECAKAPKCANDYQMRISGPIMDRFDLHIEVAASNIYHYENLENDQEESSSIIANRVLVARNIQLQRYDGYNIQTNNNLDGQLLIDYALPVDDGLELLKQATIKFRLSMRAHNRVLRVARTIADLEGANRVHKPHIAEALCYKTLTLKC; from the coding sequence ATGATAGTTCATGTAGCAAGCCTAACCTTTAACGGTATCGAGATTATAGACGTAGACGTAGACGTACAAGTACAAATTGCGCCCGGAATTCCCAATTTTATTATCGTCGGCCTTGCGGATAAAACAATTGCAGAGTCACGTGAACGGGTGAAAGCAGCTTTATCTTCTATTGGTCTTGCCCTTCCAGCAAAAAAGATTTTAGTTAATTTAGCACCAGCAGATCTAGTTAAAGAAGGTAGTCATTTTGATCTGGCAATTGCCTGTGCAATTCTTAGCTCTATGAAAATATTGCCCGCAGAAGAGATCATGGAATATTTGATTTTAGGTGAAGTGTCGCTGGATGGCACTATATTGCAAGTTAATGGCGTGCTACCAGCTGCTATTGGTGCTTCCATGAGAGACAAAGGTTTGATCTGCTCTAAATATAATGGTATTGAAGCGGCTTGGTCTGGTAATGAAAAAATTCTGGCACCAGAGAATTTGCTGGAGTTAATTAATCATTTTAAAGGTTCGCAAATATTGGTATCACCTAAAACAGAATTTGATGATACGCCAATAAATTATTTGGATCTTAAAGACATCAAAGGACAGAAAATTGCCAAGAGAGCGCTTGAAATTGCGGCGACTGGTGGTCATAATATGTTGATGTTTGGACCTCCTGGAACCGGTAAATCGATGTTGGCGCAACGTTTGCCTAGTATTTTACCAAATATGAGTGCTAAAGAAATTTTGGAGTGCAGTACTATTGCCAGTATTGCAGGTCTCATTCAAGGTGGTAAACTAACAAGAACTCGTCCATTTCGTGCTCCACATCATTCCTGTTCTATGGCTGCAATGGTTGGCGGTGGTATTGGCAAGAAAGTGCGTCCTGGTGAAATTTCATTAGCTCATAATGGTGTATTATTTTTAGATGAATTACCTGAATTTCCTTCTCACGTCATTGAATCTTTGCGGCAGCCGATTGAAACTGGCGAAGTATTAATTTCCAGAGCCAATGCTCATATAAAATATCCAGCTAACTTCCAATTAATTGCAGCAATGAACCCCTGCAAATGTGGGTATATTGGTGATAGCCATAAAGAATGTGCAAAAGCACCAAAATGTGCTAATGATTATCAGATGAGGATTTCCGGGCCGATTATGGATAGATTTGATCTACATATTGAAGTCGCGGCAAGTAATATTTATCATTATGAGAATCTGGAAAATGATCAGGAAGAAAGTTCGAGCATTATTGCCAATCGGGTTCTTGTTGCCAGAAATATTCAGTTACAAAGATATGATGGTTATAATATTCAAACTAATAATAATTTGGATGGGCAGTTACTAATTGATTATGCCTTGCCGGTTGATGATGGTTTAGAATTGTTAAAACAGGCAACTATAAAATTTCGACTGTCGATGCGAGCACATAATCGTGTACTTAGAGTAGCTAGAACCATTGCTGATCTTGAAGGTGCAAATAGAGTGCATAAACCTCACATTGCTGAAGCCCTATGTTATAAAACATTGACTCTAAAGTGTTAG
- the hslV gene encoding ATP-dependent protease subunit HslV: MSNNIALHGTTILCLRKGNEVVIAADGQVSFGNTILKSTARKLRTLSNKNIIAGFAGSTADALTLFERLEAKLEKHSGQLVRSAVELAKDWRTDKYLRRLEAMLIVADKHNILILTGNGDVVEPEDHIAAIGSGGLYALAAAKALMTIENNLTAEEIALKSMHIAADICVFSNHNIILEKVV; encoded by the coding sequence ATGTCAAATAACATAGCATTACATGGCACTACTATATTGTGTTTGCGTAAAGGCAATGAAGTAGTCATTGCTGCTGATGGTCAGGTATCATTTGGCAACACTATCTTAAAATCTACTGCCAGAAAATTACGAACATTATCCAATAAAAATATTATTGCCGGTTTTGCCGGTTCTACCGCTGATGCGTTGACGTTATTTGAACGACTGGAGGCAAAGCTTGAGAAACATTCTGGGCAACTGGTTAGAAGTGCGGTAGAGTTGGCAAAAGATTGGCGTACTGACAAATATTTAAGACGCTTGGAAGCAATGCTTATTGTTGCCGACAAGCATAATATCTTGATATTAACTGGTAATGGTGATGTAGTTGAGCCGGAAGATCATATAGCTGCAATTGGTTCTGGTGGATTATACGCTTTGGCGGCAGCTAAAGCTTTAATGACCATAGAGAATAATCTCACTGCAGAAGAAATTGCCTTAAAATCTATGCATATTGCCGCTGATATTTGTGTGTTTTCTAATCATAATATTATTTTAGAGAAAGTAGTATGA
- the hslU gene encoding ATP-dependent protease ATPase subunit HslU — protein MSKISKKNIMGLTPAQIVAELDRFIVGQFDAKKAVAIALRNRYRRRYVDIAMRQEIVPKNILMIGPTGVGKTEIARRLAKLAGAPFIKVEATKFTEVGYVGRDVESIIRDLVEVAVTTQKINAKKEVIAKAEAKAVERILDAVVGKSATEETRDKFRSKILNNELDNTEIEINVADTAPIGGGSFEIPGMPGAAMGVLNIGDMLGKAFGGSSKTKLRKMTVKEAIEVIISEESDKLIDQDKITAAALSLVENDGIVFLDEIDKISSRNEAKGGEISREGVQRDLLPLIEGTNVSTKYGTIATDHILFIASGAFHLSKPSDLLPELQGRLPIRVELNPLTKDDLVKILTEPEASLIKQYMALMGTEGVKLKFTDAAIIKIADYATSFNAEVEDIGARRLHTILEKLLEDISYNASELEDKNIVIDDNFIDKQLSNWVKNIDLARFIL, from the coding sequence ATGAGTAAAATTTCCAAGAAAAATATCATGGGGCTAACGCCAGCCCAGATTGTTGCTGAGCTGGATCGATTTATCGTTGGTCAGTTTGATGCTAAAAAAGCTGTGGCAATTGCCTTAAGAAACCGTTATCGCCGTCGGTACGTAGACATCGCAATGCGTCAAGAGATTGTACCAAAAAATATTTTAATGATTGGTCCAACAGGGGTAGGTAAAACTGAAATAGCTAGAAGACTTGCTAAGTTGGCCGGAGCACCGTTCATCAAAGTAGAAGCAACAAAATTCACTGAAGTGGGTTATGTTGGTCGGGATGTGGAGTCAATTATTCGTGATTTGGTTGAGGTGGCTGTAACTACTCAAAAAATTAATGCCAAAAAAGAAGTAATAGCTAAGGCTGAAGCTAAAGCAGTTGAAAGAATCCTTGATGCAGTAGTAGGGAAGTCAGCTACTGAAGAAACCCGTGATAAATTTCGTAGCAAAATTTTAAATAATGAATTGGATAATACCGAAATAGAAATCAATGTTGCGGATACTGCGCCAATCGGTGGTGGTAGCTTTGAAATCCCAGGAATGCCTGGAGCAGCCATGGGAGTTTTAAATATTGGTGATATGCTTGGTAAAGCTTTTGGTGGTAGTAGTAAAACCAAACTACGAAAAATGACTGTTAAAGAAGCCATTGAGGTGATCATCTCAGAAGAATCTGATAAATTAATTGATCAGGATAAAATTACTGCTGCAGCTTTAAGTCTGGTTGAAAATGACGGTATAGTATTTCTTGATGAAATCGATAAGATTAGTTCGCGTAATGAAGCAAAAGGCGGAGAGATCAGTCGTGAAGGGGTGCAAAGAGATTTATTGCCATTAATTGAGGGTACTAATGTTAGTACCAAATACGGGACGATAGCAACTGATCATATATTATTTATTGCTTCTGGCGCTTTTCATTTATCAAAACCATCTGATCTATTGCCTGAGTTACAAGGGCGGTTGCCAATCAGGGTAGAATTAAACCCTTTAACTAAAGACGATTTGGTTAAAATTCTTACTGAGCCTGAAGCTAGTCTAATTAAACAATACATGGCTTTAATGGGCACTGAGGGAGTTAAATTAAAATTTACTGATGCAGCAATAATTAAAATAGCTGATTATGCTACAAGTTTTAATGCTGAAGTTGAAGATATCGGCGCTAGAAGATTACATACTATTTTAGAGAAGTTGTTGGAAGATATTAGCTATAACGCTAGTGAGCTCGAGGATAAGAACATCGTTATTGATGATAATTTTATTGACAAACAATTATCGAACTGGGTTAAGAATATTGATTTGGCACGTTTCATTTTGTAA